Sequence from the Halobaculum rubrum genome:
GAGAAGTCCGTCGACTCGGTGATCGGGATGCCGACGGGTGCGCCCATCGTCGCCGTCGACGCGGGCAAGTCGTTCAACGCGGCGCTGTCGGCCGCACAGATCCTCGCCCGGGAGCACGACGAGGTCGAGGAGCGACTGATCGAGTACCACGAGAACCTGAAGGGTGGGGTCGCCGAGGTGTCCGCGGACCTCCACGACCTCGGGGTCGAGAGGTTCCGCACGTCCCGCTCGGACGAGACGTAGGCAGGGCGCCCACCTCGCCGACCGGGCCGGCGGTTCGACTCCGATCGGGGCGTTCGGGGCGGTTCCGCGCGTGCACGCGTAAGTGAAGCACTTATCTGTGGGGCCGCCAAACCGGCGTATGATACGGAGAACCCGGTATGAATGCATGGATAGCGATCGGCGCGTTGGCGGTGATGGGCGTGGGCATCCCCCTTGCGATGATGACGGTGTCCGCACTCCTCCGCCCCAGCGTGCCGGAACAGGGCAAGAGCGCCACCTACGAGTCCGGTGAGATCCCGACGGGGTCGGCGACGGGCATCCAGTTCAACATCCAGTACTACATGGTTGCGCTGCTGTTCGTCGTGTTCGACATCGAGACCGTTCTGATCTTCCCGTGGGCCGTCATCTACGGGCCCGCGCTGGAGGCGGGCGTCGGGTTGACGACGGTGCTGCTTCCGATGCTGATCTTCATCGGGATACTGGTCGTCGGACTCGTGTGGGCGTGGCGACAGGGCGCCGTGAAGTGGGTTTCCAGCCCGCGTGCGGCGAGACAGAAGACGGAGCGTTCCTGATATGAGCAGCGACAACAGACCGTTCGTCACGGACGACAGCCAGGTACTGACCGACACCCGGGACGCCCGGATGACGGGCGAGGACAACCGCTTCAACTCGAAGCTGCGCGAGGCGTTCGGCTCCTCGCCGTTCATCCTCACCAAGTTCGACAAGTTCATGAACTGGGTGCGGGGCTCCTCGATGTTCATGCTGCAGTTCGGGATCGCCTGCTGCAGCATCGAGATGATGCACACCTACGCGGTCAAACACGACCTCGACCGCTTCGGCGCCGGTGTGCCGCGCGCGTCGCCGCGACAGGCCGACGTGATCATCGTCCCCGGGACGATCGTCTCGAAGTTCGCGCCGCGGATGAAGCGCGTGTACGACCAGATGCCCGAGCCCAAGTTCGTCATCGGTATGGGCTCGTGCACGATCTCCGGCGGCCCGTTCCAGGAGGGCTACAACGTGATCAAGGGCGCCGAGGAGGTCATCCCGGTCGACATCCACGT
This genomic interval carries:
- a CDS encoding NADH-quinone oxidoreductase subunit B, producing the protein MSSDNRPFVTDDSQVLTDTRDARMTGEDNRFNSKLREAFGSSPFILTKFDKFMNWVRGSSMFMLQFGIACCSIEMMHTYAVKHDLDRFGAGVPRASPRQADVIIVPGTIVSKFAPRMKRVYDQMPEPKFVIGMGSCTISGGPFQEGYNVIKGAEEVIPVDIHVPGCPPRPEALVYGVAKLQERIANGESSPVTVKPYELEQFGDLDRDEIVDQLAREIDEEDLVMRYNWADSP
- a CDS encoding NADH-quinone oxidoreductase subunit A, whose translation is MNAWIAIGALAVMGVGIPLAMMTVSALLRPSVPEQGKSATYESGEIPTGSATGIQFNIQYYMVALLFVVFDIETVLIFPWAVIYGPALEAGVGLTTVLLPMLIFIGILVVGLVWAWRQGAVKWVSSPRAARQKTERS